One region of Caldimonas thermodepolymerans genomic DNA includes:
- a CDS encoding methyl-accepting chemotaxis protein, with the protein MKLSAHLSIRARLYFSTAFALVLLTLIGLMGSMSLGSTRETLDDLLGHKVGAMVEADGVRSLMSEVRRLEKDIIIDHNNAAKVADLKDQWQQASAQAHARLEKLLGQLANPRDLELARQAQVALKEYEQGIAPIIEQIERAQLDGAAAGAYADRLKEHVEAADRDMSALVAALRQEMEASKAELEASTGRLSQLLVGAVVVALLVMVPLTVFTVRSIAGSVLRARDLAARIAQGDLSQDIVAAQRDEIGQLVASMAAMQQSLRTLVGQVRDATGNITSASTEIATGNQDLSSRTEQTASSLQQTAASMEQLTSAVKQSADAARQANQLAASASEVAAKGGAVAAEVVTTMDEINAASRKIADIIGVIDGIAFQTNILALNAAVEAARAGEQGRGFAVVAGEVRNLAQRSAQAAKEIKTLIGASVEKVESGSKLVQSAGQTMNEIVASVQRVTDIIGEISAAAAEQSAGIGQVNVAVTQLDEMTQQNAALVEESAAAAESLKQQAQRLAELVGTFRLDQHDAGRLAQQAIERARTQAAPAPVPQAAAPAAAPAAPAAAKPEPGRAAAPAAASTADDDWTTF; encoded by the coding sequence ATGAAGCTGTCCGCCCATCTTTCGATCAGAGCCCGCCTCTACTTCAGCACCGCCTTCGCGCTGGTGCTCCTGACCCTGATCGGGTTGATGGGCTCGATGTCGCTCGGCAGCACCCGCGAGACGCTGGACGACCTGCTCGGCCACAAGGTCGGCGCGATGGTCGAGGCCGACGGGGTGCGCTCGCTGATGTCCGAGGTCCGGCGCCTCGAGAAGGACATCATCATCGACCACAACAACGCGGCCAAGGTCGCGGACCTGAAGGACCAGTGGCAGCAGGCGTCGGCGCAGGCCCATGCCCGCCTCGAGAAGCTGCTCGGCCAGCTGGCCAACCCGCGCGACCTCGAGCTGGCACGGCAGGCGCAGGTCGCCCTGAAGGAATATGAGCAGGGCATCGCGCCGATCATCGAGCAGATCGAGCGCGCCCAGCTGGACGGCGCCGCCGCCGGTGCCTACGCCGACCGCCTGAAGGAGCATGTCGAGGCGGCCGACCGCGACATGAGCGCGCTGGTGGCCGCGCTGCGCCAGGAGATGGAAGCCTCGAAGGCGGAACTCGAGGCCAGCACCGGGCGGCTGTCGCAGCTGCTGGTCGGCGCGGTCGTCGTCGCGCTGCTCGTGATGGTGCCGCTGACCGTCTTCACGGTGCGCAGCATCGCCGGCTCGGTGCTGCGCGCCCGCGACCTCGCCGCGCGCATCGCCCAGGGCGACCTGTCGCAGGACATCGTCGCGGCCCAGCGCGACGAGATCGGGCAGCTGGTCGCCTCGATGGCGGCCATGCAGCAGTCGCTGCGCACGCTGGTCGGCCAGGTGCGCGACGCCACCGGCAACATCACCAGCGCCTCGACCGAGATCGCCACCGGCAACCAGGACCTGTCCTCGCGCACCGAGCAGACCGCCTCCAGCCTGCAGCAGACCGCCGCCTCCATGGAGCAGCTCACCAGCGCCGTCAAGCAGTCCGCCGACGCCGCGCGCCAGGCCAACCAGCTGGCCGCCTCCGCCAGCGAGGTCGCCGCCAAGGGCGGTGCGGTCGCCGCCGAGGTGGTCACCACCATGGACGAGATCAACGCCGCCTCCAGGAAGATCGCCGACATCATCGGCGTCATCGACGGCATCGCCTTCCAGACCAACATCCTCGCCCTCAACGCCGCGGTCGAAGCCGCCCGCGCCGGCGAGCAGGGCCGTGGCTTCGCGGTCGTCGCCGGCGAAGTGCGCAACCTCGCCCAGCGCTCCGCGCAGGCGGCCAAGGAGATCAAGACCCTCATCGGCGCCTCGGTCGAGAAGGTCGAATCCGGCTCCAAGCTGGTGCAGTCGGCCGGCCAGACCATGAACGAGATCGTCGCCTCGGTGCAGCGCGTCACCGACATCATCGGCGAGATCAGCGCGGCAGCTGCCGAGCAGAGCGCCGGCATCGGCCAGGTCAACGTCGCGGTCACGCAGCTCGACGAGATGACGCAGCAGAACGCCGCGCTGGTCGAGGAGTCGGCCGCCGCCGCCGAGAGCCTCAAGCAGCAGGCGCAGCGCCTGGCGGAACTGGTGGGCACCTTCCGGCTGGACCAGCACGATGCCGGGCGCCTGGCGCAGCAGGCCATCGAACGCGCCCGCACGCAAGCCGCCCCGGCGCCCGTGCCTCAAGCCGCCGCGCCCGCGGCTGCACCGGCCGCCCCGGCAGCGGCCAAGCCGGAGCCAGGGCGCGCCGCAGCCCCCGCCGCCGCCTCCACCGCGGACGACGACTGGACGACCTTCTGA
- a CDS encoding methyl-accepting chemotaxis protein — protein MAFLFQLMRSFTIRTRMIGAIVVVLFLLSLVGGAGLFGLFRLQALGSEYIAQTAATTGALSSLRDGMGMMRRYEKDMIIHYETPEKVTQIRQLWQQTFTSVRQQLNAILASDSSDVAIVQELSRHLDDYARSFEPTANQLVNGGYDSATVAQRVMGKAIAAYDAAEKQLAALEQAQAERNRSAEAANQDAMQLTIALFGVAVACAVVVVVPLTLMNMHSICKPIASAQALARSIADGDLTHHVEVSGKDEAADLLRALKEMQDSLRAIVTRVQSSTESITTASAEIATGNQDLSSRTEQAASSLQQTAASMEQLTSTVKQSADAARQANQLAVSASEVAAKGGEVVSQVVSTMDEINTASKKIADIIGVIDGIAFQTNILALNAAVEAARAGEQGRGFAVVAGEVRNLAQRSAQAAKEIKSLISASVDKVESGARLVQTAGTTMQEIVGSVQRVTDIIGEITAATAEQRDGIGQINQAVTHLDQMTQQNAALVEQSTAAAESLKEQAFKLADVVRAFRLDLRQDTGALLAH, from the coding sequence ATGGCCTTCCTGTTCCAGCTCATGCGCAGCTTCACGATCCGCACCCGGATGATCGGGGCGATCGTGGTGGTCCTTTTCCTGTTGAGCCTGGTCGGCGGTGCCGGCCTGTTCGGGCTGTTCCGCCTGCAGGCGCTGGGCAGCGAGTACATCGCCCAGACCGCGGCGACCACCGGCGCGCTGTCGTCGTTGCGCGACGGCATGGGGATGATGCGCCGGTACGAGAAGGACATGATCATCCACTACGAGACGCCGGAGAAGGTCACGCAGATCCGCCAGCTCTGGCAGCAGACCTTCACGTCCGTGCGGCAGCAGCTCAACGCCATCCTCGCGTCCGACTCGAGCGACGTCGCGATCGTGCAGGAACTGTCCAGGCACCTGGACGACTACGCCCGCTCGTTCGAGCCCACTGCCAACCAGCTGGTCAACGGCGGCTACGACAGCGCCACGGTCGCCCAGCGCGTGATGGGCAAGGCGATCGCTGCCTACGACGCGGCCGAAAAGCAGCTCGCCGCCCTCGAGCAGGCGCAGGCCGAGCGCAACCGCAGTGCCGAAGCGGCCAACCAGGACGCGATGCAGCTGACCATCGCGCTGTTCGGCGTGGCGGTCGCCTGCGCGGTCGTCGTGGTGGTGCCGCTGACGCTGATGAACATGCACAGCATCTGCAAGCCCATCGCCAGTGCCCAGGCCCTGGCGCGCTCGATCGCCGACGGTGACCTCACGCACCACGTCGAGGTCAGCGGCAAGGACGAAGCCGCCGACCTGCTGCGCGCCCTCAAGGAGATGCAGGACTCGCTGCGCGCCATCGTCACCCGCGTGCAGTCGTCGACCGAAAGCATCACGACCGCGTCCGCCGAGATCGCCACCGGCAACCAGGACCTGTCCTCGCGCACCGAACAGGCCGCCTCCAGCCTGCAGCAGACCGCCGCCTCCATGGAGCAGCTCACCAGCACCGTCAAGCAGTCCGCCGACGCCGCGCGCCAGGCCAACCAGCTCGCGGTCTCGGCCAGCGAGGTGGCGGCCAAGGGCGGCGAGGTGGTCTCGCAGGTCGTCTCGACCATGGACGAGATCAACACCGCCTCCAAGAAGATCGCCGACATCATCGGCGTGATCGACGGCATCGCCTTCCAGACCAACATCCTCGCCCTCAACGCCGCGGTCGAAGCCGCCCGCGCCGGCGAGCAGGGCCGTGGCTTCGCGGTCGTCGCCGGCGAGGTGCGCAACCTCGCCCAGCGCTCCGCGCAGGCAGCCAAGGAGATCAAGTCGCTGATCAGCGCCTCGGTCGACAAGGTCGAGTCCGGCGCCCGCCTGGTGCAGACCGCCGGCACGACGATGCAGGAGATCGTCGGCTCGGTGCAGCGCGTCACCGACATCATCGGCGAGATCACCGCGGCCACCGCCGAGCAGCGCGACGGCATCGGCCAGATCAACCAGGCCGTCACGCACCTGGACCAGATGACGCAGCAGAACGCCGCGCTGGTGGAACAGTCCACCGCGGCCGCCGAAAGCCTCAAGGAGCAGGCCTTCAAGCTGGCCGACGTGGTGCGCGCGTTCCGCCTGGACCTGCGCCAGGACACCGGGGCCTTGCTGGCGCACTGA
- a CDS encoding chemotaxis protein CheW: MDPIQHIQPATSARGASAQAAASKPKEYLTFRLGNEEYGIDILKVQEIRGYEEPTHIANAPAFIKGVVNLRGVIVPIVDLRMRFGCERVEYNGFTVTIILCVQDRTVGAVVDAVSDVMELPAEAIKAAPELSSAVDARFITGLGQVGERMLILLDIERLILSPSLGLASAEVALA; this comes from the coding sequence ATGGACCCCATCCAGCACATCCAGCCTGCCACCAGCGCGCGCGGCGCGTCGGCACAGGCTGCCGCCAGCAAACCCAAGGAGTACCTCACCTTCCGCCTCGGCAACGAGGAGTACGGCATCGACATCCTCAAGGTGCAGGAAATCCGGGGCTACGAGGAACCCACGCACATCGCCAACGCCCCCGCCTTCATCAAGGGCGTGGTCAACCTGCGCGGCGTGATCGTGCCCATCGTCGACCTGCGCATGCGCTTCGGCTGCGAGCGGGTCGAGTACAACGGCTTCACCGTCACCATCATCCTGTGCGTGCAGGACCGCACCGTCGGCGCGGTGGTCGACGCGGTCAGCGACGTGATGGAGCTGCCGGCCGAGGCGATCAAGGCTGCGCCCGAGCTGAGCTCCGCAGTGGATGCCCGATTCATCACGGGCCTGGGCCAGGTCGGCGAACGCATGCTGATCCTGCTCGACATCGAGCGCCTGATCCTCTCGCCCAGCCTCGGCCTGGCGAGCGCCGAAGTCGCGCTCGCCTGA
- a CDS encoding methyl-accepting chemotaxis protein, whose protein sequence is MKLADLKLGVRLGAGFSIVLALTLAVAALGMSQLQRIRTLEQDSDAREQLNTLAVQWRNETGINLARTHAIAKSAGARTLWDDLRTPMEESSARINGLLKELQERTRTTEGKQLLAQAEQARKEYVSVRDKVFKALELAQYDEADELLAGELAPRSQTYLGAIDAYVQRQNQRLAETRALVADSVSSALVWLTVLTVGALLAGILLAWLITRSVTRPLQQAIGAADLIANGDLSKDVLVDRKDELGLLLSALGRMQDQLRTVVGRIRQSTDSITTASGEIAAGSQDLSARTEQTASNLQQTAASMEQITGTVKQSADAARQANQLAASASEVAAKGGAVAAEVVTTMDEINAASRKIADIIGVIDGIAFQTNILALNAAVEAARAGEQGRGFAVVAGEVRNLAQRSAQAAREIKSLIGASVEKVESGSKLVQSAGQTMNEIVASVQRVTDIIGEISAAAAEQNQGIGQINAAVSELDQMTQQNAALVEESTAAAESLRQQAQKLAELVSTFKLRQADALAAQTISRARATAATPRPATPPAAPKRSEAAAPAAQPAARPAPAPVPAETTGDDDWTTF, encoded by the coding sequence ATGAAACTGGCCGACCTGAAACTTGGAGTGCGCCTCGGCGCTGGCTTCTCGATCGTCCTTGCGTTGACGCTCGCAGTCGCCGCGCTGGGCATGAGCCAACTGCAACGCATCCGCACGCTCGAGCAGGATTCCGATGCCCGAGAACAGCTGAACACCCTCGCCGTCCAGTGGCGCAACGAAACCGGGATCAACCTGGCGCGCACGCACGCGATCGCCAAGTCCGCAGGCGCTCGGACCCTGTGGGACGACCTGCGCACCCCGATGGAAGAATCCAGCGCCCGCATCAACGGGCTGCTGAAGGAACTGCAGGAACGCACCCGCACCACCGAGGGCAAGCAGCTGCTCGCCCAGGCCGAACAGGCACGCAAGGAGTACGTCTCGGTGCGCGACAAGGTCTTCAAGGCGCTGGAACTGGCCCAATACGACGAGGCCGACGAACTCCTCGCGGGCGAGCTGGCACCGCGCTCGCAGACCTACCTCGGCGCGATCGACGCCTACGTGCAGCGCCAGAACCAGCGTCTCGCGGAGACCCGCGCGCTGGTCGCGGACAGCGTCTCCTCGGCCCTCGTCTGGCTGACGGTGCTGACCGTCGGCGCGCTGCTGGCCGGCATCCTGCTGGCCTGGCTGATCACCCGCTCGGTCACCCGTCCGCTGCAGCAGGCCATCGGCGCGGCCGACCTGATCGCCAACGGTGACCTGTCCAAGGACGTGCTGGTCGACCGCAAGGACGAGCTGGGCCTGCTGCTGTCGGCGCTCGGCCGCATGCAGGACCAGCTGCGCACCGTCGTCGGTCGCATCCGCCAGTCCACCGACAGCATCACCACCGCCAGCGGCGAGATCGCCGCGGGCAGCCAGGACCTGTCGGCACGCACCGAGCAGACCGCCTCCAACCTGCAGCAGACCGCCGCCTCCATGGAGCAGATCACCGGCACCGTCAAGCAGTCCGCCGACGCCGCGCGCCAGGCCAACCAGCTGGCCGCCTCCGCCAGCGAGGTCGCCGCCAAGGGCGGTGCGGTCGCCGCCGAGGTGGTCACCACCATGGACGAGATCAACGCCGCTTCCAGGAAGATCGCCGACATCATCGGCGTCATCGACGGCATCGCCTTCCAGACCAACATCCTCGCCCTCAACGCCGCGGTCGAAGCCGCCCGCGCCGGCGAGCAGGGCCGTGGCTTCGCGGTCGTCGCCGGCGAAGTGCGCAACCTGGCACAACGCTCGGCCCAGGCCGCACGCGAGATCAAGAGCCTGATCGGCGCCTCGGTCGAGAAGGTCGAATCCGGCTCCAAGCTGGTGCAGTCGGCCGGCCAGACCATGAACGAGATCGTCGCCTCGGTGCAGCGCGTCACCGACATCATCGGCGAGATCAGCGCGGCAGCTGCCGAGCAGAACCAGGGCATCGGCCAGATCAACGCGGCCGTCAGCGAGCTGGACCAGATGACGCAGCAGAACGCCGCGCTGGTCGAGGAGTCGACCGCCGCCGCCGAGAGCCTGCGCCAGCAGGCCCAGAAGCTCGCCGAGCTGGTCAGCACCTTCAAGCTGCGCCAGGCCGACGCCCTCGCGGCGCAGACCATCTCGCGCGCCCGCGCCACGGCGGCCACGCCCCGACCGGCCACGCCGCCTGCCGCACCCAAGCGCAGCGAAGCGGCGGCGCCCGCGGCACAACCGGCCGCACGCCCGGCGCCCGCGCCCGTCCCCGCCGAGACGACCGGCGACGACGACTGGACCACGTTCTGA
- a CDS encoding methyl-accepting chemotaxis protein, producing MTSTTSAHALQGAHHPRTGTQRSLATIMALVASGALLLGTLLLTVAFYLSASMQHRDNTYAYAHAKADALAGALDAFHQSMRVTAENAFASFRRHFASTFTLEDPIQGILTSRGEAINDNTVAVDDFALDYPGGNATVFVVQGEDFRRITTSVKKEDGTRAVGTLLDRSSPAYAELRAGRRYVGTTTLFGRPFMTVYDPVKDGSGRIVGVLYIGVDISMQQAALMKTVQEAQVYEHGGLYVLAPHEDVEQWRLVLHPQHSGKPLKAVLGEGTAGWVRRLVAEDNGWVTGMAALLHPEVAGERWAAGVRSASTGWYVIAEAPKSEVLAALHRQVLVLGLAITVTGLAVAGLLWWFMRHMLRPLAPLAARVQAIGAGDLSVPLASDRRDEIGAITRAVEEMRRALHDSLRTVQLATESITTASGEIAAGSQDLSARTEQTASSLQQTAASMEQLTSTVKQSADAARQANQLAVSASEVAAKGGAVAAEVVTTMDEINAASRKIADIIGVIDGIAFQTNILALNAAVEAARAGEQGRGFAVVAGEVRNLAQRSAQAAKEIKTLIGASVEKVESGSKLVQSAGQTMNEIVASVQRVTDIIGEISAAAAEQNQGIGQINAAVSELDQMTQQNAALVEESTAAAESLRQQAQKLAELVSTFRLQQADALAARAISRARTASGTPARPAAQVTPKRSEAAAPAAPTAQPAATAAGDDDWTTF from the coding sequence ATGACCTCGACAACTTCCGCGCACGCCTTGCAGGGTGCCCATCACCCCCGAACCGGAACCCAGCGCTCGCTGGCCACCATCATGGCCTTGGTGGCCAGCGGCGCCCTGCTGCTCGGCACGCTGCTGCTGACGGTGGCCTTCTACCTGTCGGCCTCCATGCAGCACCGCGACAACACCTACGCCTACGCGCACGCCAAGGCCGACGCGCTGGCCGGAGCGCTGGACGCCTTCCACCAGAGCATGCGCGTCACGGCCGAGAACGCCTTCGCCTCGTTCCGCCGCCACTTCGCCTCCACCTTCACGCTGGAGGACCCCATCCAGGGCATCCTGACCAGCCGCGGCGAGGCGATCAACGACAACACCGTCGCCGTCGACGACTTCGCGCTGGACTACCCCGGCGGCAACGCCACCGTCTTCGTGGTGCAGGGCGAGGACTTCCGCCGCATCACCACCTCGGTGAAGAAGGAGGACGGCACGCGCGCGGTGGGCACCCTGCTCGACCGGAGCAGCCCCGCCTATGCCGAGCTGCGTGCCGGCCGCCGCTACGTGGGCACGACCACGCTGTTCGGCCGCCCCTTCATGACGGTCTACGACCCGGTCAAGGACGGCAGCGGCCGCATCGTGGGCGTGCTCTACATCGGCGTCGACATCTCGATGCAGCAGGCCGCGCTGATGAAGACGGTGCAGGAAGCCCAGGTCTACGAGCACGGCGGGCTGTACGTGCTGGCCCCGCACGAGGACGTCGAACAGTGGCGCCTGGTGCTGCACCCGCAGCACAGCGGCAAGCCGCTCAAGGCCGTGCTGGGCGAGGGCACGGCCGGCTGGGTGCGGCGCCTGGTCGCCGAGGACAACGGCTGGGTGACCGGCATGGCCGCACTGCTCCATCCGGAGGTGGCCGGCGAACGCTGGGCCGCCGGCGTACGCAGCGCCAGCACCGGCTGGTACGTGATCGCCGAAGCGCCGAAGTCCGAGGTGCTGGCCGCGCTGCACCGCCAAGTGCTGGTGCTGGGCCTGGCGATCACGGTCACCGGCCTGGCCGTTGCCGGCCTGCTGTGGTGGTTCATGCGGCACATGCTGCGTCCGCTCGCGCCGCTGGCCGCACGCGTGCAGGCCATCGGGGCCGGTGACCTGTCGGTCCCGCTTGCCTCGGACCGCCGCGACGAGATCGGCGCCATCACGCGCGCCGTCGAGGAGATGCGCCGTGCGCTGCACGACAGCCTGCGCACCGTGCAGCTGGCCACCGAGAGCATCACCACCGCCAGCGGCGAGATCGCCGCGGGCAGCCAGGACCTGTCGGCACGCACCGAGCAGACCGCCTCCAGCCTGCAGCAGACCGCCGCCTCCATGGAGCAGCTCACCAGCACCGTCAAGCAGTCCGCCGACGCCGCGCGCCAGGCCAACCAGCTGGCCGTCTCCGCCAGCGAGGTCGCCGCCAAGGGCGGTGCGGTCGCCGCCGAGGTGGTCACCACCATGGACGAGATCAACGCCGCCTCCAGGAAGATCGCCGACATCATCGGCGTCATCGACGGCATCGCCTTCCAGACCAACATCCTCGCCCTCAACGCCGCGGTCGAAGCCGCCCGCGCCGGCGAGCAGGGCCGTGGCTTCGCGGTCGTCGCCGGCGAGGTGCGCAACCTCGCCCAGCGCTCCGCGCAGGCGGCCAAGGAGATCAAGACCCTCATCGGCGCCTCGGTCGAGAAGGTCGAATCCGGCTCCAAGCTGGTGCAGTCGGCCGGCCAGACCATGAACGAGATCGTCGCCTCGGTGCAGCGCGTCACCGACATCATCGGCGAGATCAGCGCGGCGGCTGCCGAGCAGAACCAGGGCATCGGCCAGATCAACGCGGCCGTCAGCGAGCTGGACCAGATGACCCAGCAGAACGCCGCGCTGGTCGAGGAGTCGACCGCCGCCGCCGAGAGCCTGCGCCAGCAGGCCCAGAAGCTCGCCGAGCTGGTCAGCACCTTCAGGCTGCAGCAGGCCGACGCGCTGGCTGCCCGGGCCATCTCGCGCGCGCGCACCGCGTCCGGCACACCGGCCAGGCCGGCCGCGCAGGTGACCCCCAAGCGCAGCGAGGCCGCAGCCCCTGCCGCACCGACCGCCCAGCCTGCGGCCACGGCAGCCGGCGACGACGACTGGACCACGTTCTGA
- a CDS encoding CheR family methyltransferase translates to MSAVLPSAAAASPAVADPVIQEFAFDKADFERVRQLIHQRAGISLHAGKQAMVYSRLSRRLRETGHRSFADYLHWLEKGAGAQAEAEWQEFVNCLTTNLTAFFREEHHFRLLAEELRRRGPHHPIHIWCNAASTGEEPYSIAMTVVDTLGHDAPVRILASDIDTRVLATASRGIYEAESRGLTPELLKRHFLRGTGRNTGRIRVKPELARLVEFRTFNLTSPVWSLGSRFDFVFCRNVMIYFDAPTQRRVLERIHAVMEPQGLLFVGHSENFTDARQLFRLRGKTVYQRL, encoded by the coding sequence ATGAGCGCCGTGCTCCCCTCCGCCGCGGCGGCCTCGCCCGCCGTGGCCGACCCCGTGATCCAGGAGTTCGCCTTCGACAAGGCGGACTTCGAACGCGTGCGGCAACTGATCCACCAGCGCGCCGGCATCAGCCTGCACGCCGGCAAGCAGGCCATGGTCTACAGCCGCCTGTCGCGCCGGCTGCGCGAGACCGGACACCGCAGCTTTGCCGACTACCTGCACTGGCTGGAAAAGGGTGCGGGCGCGCAGGCCGAGGCGGAATGGCAGGAGTTCGTCAACTGCCTGACCACCAACCTGACCGCCTTCTTCCGCGAGGAGCACCATTTCCGCCTGCTGGCCGAGGAGCTGCGCCGGCGCGGCCCGCACCACCCGATCCACATCTGGTGCAACGCGGCCTCCACCGGCGAGGAGCCGTACTCGATCGCGATGACCGTGGTCGACACGCTGGGACACGACGCGCCGGTGCGCATCCTGGCCAGCGACATCGACACCCGGGTGCTGGCCACCGCCAGCCGCGGCATCTACGAGGCAGAATCTCGCGGCCTGACGCCGGAGCTGCTCAAGCGCCACTTCCTGCGCGGCACCGGCCGCAACACCGGGCGCATCCGCGTCAAGCCGGAGCTGGCGCGGCTGGTCGAGTTCCGCACCTTCAACCTGACCTCGCCGGTCTGGTCGCTCGGCTCGCGCTTCGACTTCGTGTTCTGCCGCAACGTGATGATCTACTTCGACGCGCCGACGCAGCGGCGCGTGCTCGAGCGCATCCATGCCGTGATGGAGCCACAGGGGCTGCTGTTCGTCGGCCACTCCGAGAACTTCACCGATGCGCGCCAGCTGTTCCGCCTGCGCGGCAAGACGGTCTACCAGCGGCTGTGA
- a CDS encoding chemotaxis protein CheW — protein sequence MQPPVQESTPVLPQATALPSREYLTFRLGREEYGIDILRVQEIRGYEDPTRIANAPAFIKGVVNLRGVIVPVVDLRMRFGCEQVEYNDFTVVIVLNVRGRVVGAVVDAVSDVLELPAEAVRPAPELSAAIDATFITGLGQVGERMLILLDIERLMLSPSLGLVTADGSA from the coding sequence ATGCAACCCCCGGTGCAGGAAAGCACCCCCGTCCTGCCGCAGGCCACCGCGCTGCCCTCCCGGGAGTACCTGACCTTCCGCCTGGGCCGCGAGGAATACGGCATCGACATCCTGCGCGTGCAGGAGATCCGCGGCTACGAAGATCCGACCCGCATCGCCAATGCCCCGGCCTTCATCAAGGGCGTGGTCAACCTGCGCGGCGTGATCGTGCCCGTCGTCGACCTGCGCATGCGCTTCGGCTGCGAGCAGGTCGAATACAACGACTTCACCGTCGTCATCGTCCTCAACGTCCGCGGCCGGGTGGTCGGCGCCGTGGTCGATGCGGTGAGCGACGTGCTGGAACTGCCCGCCGAGGCGGTCCGGCCGGCTCCCGAGCTCAGCGCCGCGATCGACGCGACGTTCATCACCGGACTCGGCCAGGTCGGCGAACGCATGCTGATCCTGCTGGACATCGAACGCCTGATGCTCTCGCCGAGCCTCGGGCTGGTCACTGCCGACGGGTCGGCCTGA
- the cheD gene encoding chemoreceptor glutamine deamidase CheD has translation MLDTARPRSSSLQGPGGATSTERLERLKARPRKPGEASFFFYDTHFRCEAVKVLPGEYFVHDEDIVILTTLGSCIAACLWDRNLRVGGMNHFMLPDGIGAQDSGRYGSYAMELLINELMKLGATRSSLEAKVFGGGQVISGMNSLNVGQRNTDFVIDYLKTERIPIVSKDVLDIYPRKVCFFPASGKAMVKRLSTSNPEALLAQDRAAGQRIIPPASGAGTVDLF, from the coding sequence ATGCTCGACACCGCACGCCCCCGCAGCAGCAGCCTCCAGGGCCCCGGGGGGGCGACCTCCACCGAGCGCCTGGAACGCCTCAAGGCCCGCCCGCGCAAGCCGGGCGAGGCCTCGTTCTTCTTCTACGACACGCATTTCCGCTGCGAGGCCGTCAAGGTGCTGCCGGGCGAGTACTTCGTGCACGACGAGGACATCGTCATCCTGACCACGCTCGGTTCCTGCATTGCCGCCTGCCTGTGGGACCGCAACCTGCGCGTCGGCGGCATGAACCACTTCATGCTGCCCGACGGCATCGGCGCGCAGGACTCGGGCCGCTACGGCTCCTACGCGATGGAACTGCTGATCAACGAGCTGATGAAGCTCGGCGCCACGCGCAGCTCGCTGGAGGCCAAGGTGTTCGGCGGCGGCCAGGTCATCAGCGGCATGAACAGCCTCAACGTCGGCCAGCGCAACACGGACTTCGTGATCGACTACCTGAAGACCGAGCGCATCCCCATCGTGTCCAAGGACGTGCTCGACATCTACCCCCGCAAGGTCTGCTTCTTCCCGGCCAGTGGCAAGGCCATGGTCAAGCGCCTGAGCACCAGCAACCCCGAAGCGCTGCTCGCCCAGGACCGGGCCGCCGGCCAGCGCATCATCCCGCCCGCCAGCGGCGCCGGCACGGTGGACCTGTTCTGA
- a CDS encoding chemotaxis protein CheW produces MGANDQFTTTASRPKEYLTFRLGTEEYGIDILKVQEIRSYEPPTRIANAPAHVKGVVNLRGVIVPIVDLRVRLNTDTCEYNAFTVVIVLHVGGRVVGVVVDGVSDVLEIPAESVRPAPEISSAVDASCILGLGEVGDRMLILLDIERLMCDPSMGLVD; encoded by the coding sequence ATGGGTGCCAACGACCAGTTCACGACGACCGCCTCCCGGCCCAAGGAATACCTGACCTTCCGCCTCGGCACAGAAGAGTACGGCATCGACATCCTCAAGGTGCAGGAGATCCGCTCGTACGAGCCGCCCACGCGCATCGCCAACGCGCCTGCGCACGTCAAGGGTGTCGTCAACCTGCGCGGCGTGATCGTGCCCATCGTGGACCTGCGCGTGCGGCTCAACACCGACACCTGCGAATACAACGCCTTCACCGTCGTCATCGTGCTGCATGTCGGCGGTCGGGTGGTCGGCGTGGTCGTCGACGGCGTCAGCGACGTCCTCGAGATCCCCGCCGAAAGCGTGCGCCCCGCACCGGAGATCAGCTCCGCCGTGGATGCCAGCTGCATCCTGGGGCTGGGCGAGGTCGGCGACCGCATGCTCATCCTGCTCGACATCGAGCGCCTGATGTGCGACCCCTCGATGGGTCTGGTCGACTAG